In Flavobacterium endoglycinae, one DNA window encodes the following:
- the gpmI gene encoding 2,3-bisphosphoglycerate-independent phosphoglycerate mutase: MNKKVILMILDGWGKSPDPKVSAIDNANVPFINSLYKNYPNAQLRTDGLNVGLPEGQMGNSEVGHMNLGAGRIVYQDLAKINLAVAHKTLAKEQVLVDAFTYAKENNKKVHFLGLVSDGGVHSHTSHLRGLIDASQEYGLDQVYVHAFTDGRDVDPKSGAKYIHDLEDYIKDTPVKIASIVGRYYAMDRDKRWERVKLAYDLLVNGVGTPSKNAVSSVLASYEKDVTDEFIEPVVIVDENEKPLATIIEGDVVIFFNFRTDRGRELTEALSQHDFHEQNMHKLNLYYVTLTNYDETYQNVKVVYNKDNITETLGEVLEKAGKKQIRIAETEKYPHVTFFFSGGRETPFEGESRILRNSPKVATYDLQPEMSAYELADALVPELNKGEVDFVCLNFANGDMVGHTGIMSAAIRACEAVDACAKQVIDAALANDYTTIVIADHGNCETMINPDGSPNTAHTTNPVPIILVDKQLKSIQDGVLGDVAPTILELMGVQQPNAMTCHSLL; this comes from the coding sequence ATGAACAAAAAAGTTATCCTTATGATTTTAGATGGTTGGGGAAAATCTCCTGACCCTAAAGTATCTGCAATAGACAATGCAAATGTTCCATTTATAAATAGTCTTTACAAAAACTACCCAAATGCACAACTTCGTACTGACGGTTTAAACGTTGGTTTACCAGAAGGACAAATGGGAAACAGCGAGGTTGGACACATGAACCTTGGTGCTGGAAGAATTGTATATCAAGATTTAGCAAAAATTAATTTAGCAGTAGCCCACAAAACTCTAGCGAAAGAACAAGTATTAGTTGATGCTTTTACCTATGCGAAAGAAAACAATAAAAAAGTACACTTTTTAGGATTAGTTTCTGACGGAGGTGTTCACTCTCATACTTCTCATTTACGTGGTTTAATCGATGCATCTCAAGAATACGGTTTAGATCAAGTGTATGTTCACGCTTTTACAGACGGGCGTGATGTTGACCCAAAATCGGGTGCAAAATACATTCACGATTTAGAAGATTATATTAAAGATACTCCTGTAAAAATCGCTTCAATCGTGGGGCGTTACTATGCAATGGACCGTGATAAAAGATGGGAACGTGTAAAATTAGCTTATGATTTATTAGTGAACGGAGTTGGAACTCCTTCTAAAAATGCCGTTTCTAGTGTTTTAGCAAGCTATGAAAAAGACGTAACTGACGAATTTATCGAACCGGTTGTTATAGTTGATGAAAACGAAAAACCACTTGCTACGATTATTGAAGGCGACGTTGTGATCTTCTTTAACTTTAGAACAGATAGAGGACGCGAACTTACGGAAGCACTTTCTCAGCATGATTTCCACGAGCAAAACATGCACAAATTAAACTTGTATTATGTAACGCTTACCAACTACGACGAAACATACCAAAATGTAAAAGTAGTTTACAACAAAGATAATATTACAGAAACTCTTGGTGAGGTTTTAGAAAAAGCAGGTAAGAAACAAATCCGTATTGCAGAAACTGAGAAATATCCTCACGTAACTTTCTTCTTCTCAGGAGGAAGAGAAACTCCTTTTGAAGGTGAATCAAGAATTTTAAGAAACTCTCCAAAAGTAGCGACTTACGATTTACAGCCAGAAATGAGCGCTTACGAATTAGCAGATGCCCTTGTTCCTGAATTAAACAAAGGCGAAGTTGATTTCGTATGTTTAAACTTTGCAAATGGCGACATGGTAGGTCATACCGGAATCATGAGTGCTGCAATTAGAGCTTGTGAAGCTGTTGATGCCTGCGCAAAACAAGTTATCGATGCAGCTCTTGCAAACGATTATACAACAATCGTAATTGCTGACCACGGTAACTGCGAAACCATGATTAATCCTGACGGAAGTCCAAATACAGCACACACTACTAATCCGGTGCCGATTATTTTAGTTGACAAACAATTAAAAAGCATCCAAGATGGTGTGTTAGGTGATGT